The following proteins are co-located in the Phytoactinopolyspora mesophila genome:
- a CDS encoding TetR/AcrR family transcriptional regulator — MNQQIPGDSARPAGQPGGAGSRDRLIAAAQELFWSQGVAVTSPRQVMAASGVGQGSFYHHFPSKEDLTSAAIAATAAEALSQVRNSLGEAETPVEQLRGYLSRPRAALRGCRVGRLVYEQHVVDHQVLRKPVEEYFSALIDMIQAVFADLPDTSSAEARRRAYAAVATVQGGYVLSRALGDPEALTRAVEGLLDMLETSAAVPDARERNSGAESDQHT; from the coding sequence ATGAATCAGCAGATCCCTGGAGACTCGGCCCGCCCGGCCGGCCAGCCAGGTGGAGCGGGCAGCCGTGACCGACTGATCGCGGCGGCGCAGGAGCTCTTCTGGAGCCAGGGTGTCGCCGTGACCAGCCCGCGCCAGGTGATGGCGGCCAGTGGTGTCGGGCAGGGCAGTTTCTACCACCACTTCCCTTCCAAAGAAGACTTGACCTCCGCCGCGATCGCCGCCACCGCGGCGGAGGCGCTGTCCCAGGTCCGGAATTCGCTGGGTGAGGCCGAAACCCCGGTTGAGCAGTTGCGCGGCTACCTGTCGCGGCCTCGGGCGGCGTTGCGGGGATGCCGTGTAGGGCGGCTTGTGTACGAACAGCACGTGGTCGACCATCAGGTGCTCAGGAAACCTGTCGAAGAATACTTTTCCGCGCTGATCGACATGATCCAAGCGGTGTTCGCCGACCTCCCTGACACGTCGTCCGCGGAGGCTCGTCGCCGGGCGTACGCAGCCGTGGCGACCGTACAAGGCGGCTATGTGCTGAGCCGGGCGCTCGGTGATCCAGAAGCCTTGACCCGTGCCGTGGAGGGGCTCCTCGACATGCTCGAGACATCCGCGGCTGTCCCCGATGCTCGTGAGAGGAATTCAGGTGCCGAGTCAGACCAACACACGTGA
- a CDS encoding NUDIX domain-containing protein: MTERFLVVPAAYIVFLRGGAAGDEVLLQLRQNTGYMDGHWAMAAAGHVEAKETVFEAACREAGEELALAVDLSQLKPLCVMHRTGGTGLPVDERVDFFFECREWSGTPRLVEPEKAADLRWFTLGELPVPMVPHESLVLDHIRAGAVPPVLTFGFGR, from the coding sequence GTGACAGAACGCTTCTTGGTCGTGCCTGCGGCCTACATCGTGTTCCTCCGGGGCGGAGCCGCCGGCGATGAGGTGTTGCTGCAGCTGCGCCAGAACACCGGGTACATGGATGGCCATTGGGCCATGGCCGCGGCCGGGCATGTGGAAGCGAAGGAGACGGTGTTCGAGGCGGCGTGCCGCGAAGCGGGTGAGGAACTGGCGCTGGCCGTGGACCTCTCGCAGCTGAAGCCCTTGTGTGTCATGCACCGGACCGGCGGTACGGGCCTGCCGGTCGACGAACGGGTGGACTTCTTCTTCGAATGCCGCGAATGGTCGGGGACGCCCAGGCTCGTGGAGCCGGAGAAGGCCGCGGACCTGCGATGGTTCACCCTCGGCGAGTTGCCGGTGCCGATGGTTCCGCACGAAAGCCTCGTGCTCGATCACATCCGTGCTGGTGCGGTGCCGCCGGTGCTGACGTTCGGATTCGGCCGCTGA
- a CDS encoding TrkA C-terminal domain-containing protein, which yields MGVRVEKTDLPGIGVRHEIITAAGRRVGVITHHDGRRDLLFFDPEDPDSCKASVPLDNDEAGAIAEILGASVIFSQLADLRLQAEGVLTEQFPIPAGSPFAGRPLRDTAARRHTGTSIVAVLRQQNVTASPGPEFVFEAGDIVVAVGTRDGLDQLAQLLTDGPA from the coding sequence GTGGGCGTACGCGTCGAGAAGACGGACCTGCCGGGCATCGGGGTCCGGCACGAGATCATCACAGCAGCAGGTCGACGCGTCGGCGTCATCACCCATCACGACGGCCGGCGCGACCTCCTGTTCTTCGATCCCGAAGACCCCGACTCCTGCAAGGCGTCAGTGCCGCTCGACAACGACGAAGCCGGTGCCATCGCGGAGATCCTGGGCGCATCCGTGATATTCAGCCAGCTCGCCGACCTCAGGCTGCAGGCCGAAGGCGTGCTCACCGAGCAGTTCCCCATCCCAGCCGGGTCCCCCTTCGCCGGACGCCCGCTCAGAGACACTGCGGCGCGCCGGCACACCGGCACATCCATCGTCGCCGTCCTGCGCCAGCAGAACGTCACGGCCTCCCCGGGGCCCGAGTTCGTCTTCGAAGCCGGTGACATCGTCGTCGCCGTCGGCACCAGAGACGGACTTGATCAGCTCGCCCAGCTTCTCACCGACGGTCCGGCCTGA
- a CDS encoding maleylpyruvate isomerase family mycothiol-dependent enzyme, with protein sequence MTPDVEVVLEECASAGGVLRDVLAAVDDEFVNAPSALPGWSRGHVLAHIANVGDAAARQVEYAARAELVEFYDGGREGRNAAIEAGAVLPASEHQERLARVFDRLEQTWPPPGSALWDQRVSYREGTVFGVALAWWRETRIHLVDLDAGIGADTWSETFCRHLFEFLAPRLPSGTTVELRPNGHEPWRAPDAPSTPPYVSVHGDIHDIAMWLAGRVPACMPVAFVDGQRRVLPALDPWPSAR encoded by the coding sequence GTGACCCCGGACGTTGAGGTGGTGCTGGAAGAATGCGCATCGGCCGGCGGGGTGTTGCGTGACGTGCTGGCCGCTGTGGACGATGAGTTCGTCAATGCCCCATCGGCGTTGCCGGGATGGTCGCGCGGTCACGTCTTGGCCCACATCGCCAATGTGGGCGACGCCGCGGCCCGGCAAGTGGAGTACGCTGCCCGGGCTGAGCTGGTCGAGTTCTATGACGGTGGACGCGAAGGTCGCAACGCTGCCATCGAGGCGGGTGCGGTCCTACCTGCTTCCGAACACCAGGAACGTCTCGCGCGAGTGTTCGACCGGCTGGAACAGACGTGGCCGCCGCCCGGCTCAGCCTTGTGGGATCAGCGGGTCAGCTACCGCGAGGGAACAGTGTTCGGGGTGGCTCTGGCTTGGTGGAGGGAGACACGAATCCACCTGGTCGACCTCGACGCCGGGATCGGAGCCGACACCTGGAGCGAGACCTTCTGCCGCCACCTGTTCGAGTTCCTGGCACCCCGACTGCCTTCGGGGACGACGGTCGAGTTGCGGCCGAATGGTCACGAGCCGTGGCGAGCACCGGATGCGCCGTCGACGCCTCCGTATGTGTCCGTCCATGGGGACATACACGACATCGCCATGTGGCTCGCCGGTCGTGTGCCAGCGTGCATGCCGGTGGCCTTCGTCGATGGCCAGCGGCGTGTCTTGCCGGCGCTTGACCCATGGCCCTCGGCGCGGTGA
- a CDS encoding ribose-5-phosphate isomerase yields MRVHIGTDHAGFDVKNHLVEVLRGAGHEVIDHGPFVYDALDDYPVFCLRAAEAVAAEPDSLGVVLGGSGNGEQMAANKVKGIRAALAWSEDTARLAREHNDARVVAIGARMHPVDDVARFVEVFLDTAYSQQERHTNRILMLSRYEESGELPPLPGPAETPVSTTASPPA; encoded by the coding sequence ATGCGAGTCCACATTGGCACCGATCACGCCGGCTTCGACGTCAAGAACCACCTCGTGGAGGTGCTTCGGGGGGCCGGGCATGAGGTTATCGACCACGGCCCCTTCGTGTACGACGCCCTCGACGACTACCCCGTGTTCTGTCTACGCGCCGCCGAAGCCGTGGCGGCCGAGCCGGACAGCCTGGGTGTGGTCCTGGGAGGCTCGGGAAACGGCGAGCAGATGGCGGCGAACAAGGTCAAAGGTATTCGTGCCGCGCTTGCGTGGTCGGAAGACACCGCGAGACTGGCGCGAGAGCACAACGACGCACGGGTGGTCGCCATCGGCGCTCGGATGCATCCGGTCGACGACGTCGCGCGTTTCGTCGAGGTGTTCCTGGATACGGCCTATTCGCAGCAGGAGCGGCACACCAACCGGATCTTGATGCTCAGTCGCTACGAGGAGTCGGGGGAGCTTCCTCCGCTGCCGGGGCCGGCCGAGACTCCGGTGTCAACGACGGCGTCTCCACCGGCTTGA
- a CDS encoding DsbA family protein: MTFSTGQNDVSPAAAGGEEPQSADFWFDPRCPWAWITSRWILEVEKVRPIHVSWHVMSLGYLNQDREVSSGYARLLAESWGPVRVITAASELHGDEYIKPLYDAMGERIHLRGQKDDIEGVIRESLEEVGLPARLADYADSEDYDDALKKSHHAGMDQVGMEVGTPVIAVGGYAFFGPVITPAPKGEEAGRLWDAVVTLASYDGFFELKRTRTRDPIFD; encoded by the coding sequence GTGACGTTTTCCACTGGACAGAACGACGTTTCCCCGGCCGCAGCCGGAGGGGAGGAGCCACAATCGGCCGACTTCTGGTTCGATCCGAGATGTCCGTGGGCATGGATCACCTCGCGGTGGATCCTCGAGGTCGAGAAGGTCCGCCCGATCCATGTGAGCTGGCATGTCATGTCTCTGGGGTATCTGAACCAGGACCGCGAGGTTTCCTCGGGCTATGCCCGCCTGCTGGCCGAGAGCTGGGGTCCGGTGCGGGTGATCACGGCTGCGAGTGAGCTGCACGGTGACGAGTACATCAAGCCGCTGTACGACGCGATGGGCGAGCGCATTCATCTGCGCGGGCAGAAGGACGACATTGAGGGTGTGATCCGCGAGTCGCTGGAAGAGGTGGGCCTCCCGGCTCGGCTGGCAGACTATGCCGATAGCGAAGACTACGACGACGCCCTCAAGAAGAGCCACCATGCCGGCATGGATCAGGTCGGGATGGAGGTTGGCACCCCGGTGATCGCCGTAGGCGGGTATGCGTTCTTCGGCCCAGTCATCACGCCCGCTCCGAAGGGGGAGGAAGCCGGCCGGCTCTGGGATGCGGTGGTGACTCTGGCCTCCTACGACGGGTTCTTCGAACTCAAGCGGACCCGGACCCGCGACCCTATCTTCGACTGA
- a CDS encoding PP2C family protein-serine/threonine phosphatase, with protein sequence MPTNRFGFVGPVLRRLGHGVNYSLAHQPVLLGCLVTLTLALGLATVNWADALSASVFVVPVLLGGIVLSLASLRWLIVVTAGCLLAAGLARDFSGRFLGAALVVLVTAVVALGLARSRARLGVTGTTGESMLVDLRDRLIAHGKLPPVPPNWGIEMVHRSAGRSEFSGDFLVAARSSEGLVLEVALVDVSGKGHAAGTRALLLSGAFGGLLGSLPPAEFLPAANAYLLRQNWSEGFATAVHAVVDLTSGRFEVRSAGHPPAIHYQSGSGRWATLDATGGLLGVFEKDVYEPSSGLLRPGDALMLYTDGLVEAPRRDLADGIDKLQGEAERLVTKGFRDGARKLIDAVASSDADDRALLLLWRG encoded by the coding sequence ATGCCGACCAACCGTTTCGGGTTCGTCGGTCCCGTGTTGCGGCGGCTTGGCCACGGCGTCAACTACTCATTGGCACATCAGCCGGTACTCCTGGGCTGTTTGGTCACGCTGACCCTCGCGCTCGGACTCGCCACCGTGAATTGGGCGGATGCGCTTTCGGCGAGTGTTTTCGTCGTGCCGGTCCTGCTCGGAGGCATAGTGCTCTCACTTGCCTCGCTGCGCTGGCTCATCGTCGTGACAGCCGGCTGCTTGTTGGCCGCCGGCCTGGCCCGTGACTTCAGCGGGAGGTTTCTCGGGGCGGCCCTCGTCGTCCTGGTCACCGCCGTGGTCGCCCTTGGGTTGGCCCGGTCCCGCGCCCGGCTCGGCGTGACGGGCACCACGGGGGAATCGATGTTGGTGGATCTGCGAGACCGGCTGATCGCGCACGGAAAACTGCCGCCCGTGCCGCCGAACTGGGGGATCGAGATGGTCCACCGCTCGGCTGGTCGATCAGAGTTCTCCGGCGACTTTCTGGTGGCCGCGCGTTCGTCGGAGGGTTTGGTGCTCGAAGTCGCGCTGGTGGACGTGTCGGGTAAAGGGCACGCCGCCGGCACCCGCGCGTTGCTGCTCTCGGGAGCCTTCGGCGGATTGCTTGGTTCGCTGCCGCCGGCTGAGTTTCTGCCGGCGGCGAATGCATATCTGCTTCGGCAGAATTGGTCGGAGGGATTTGCCACTGCGGTGCACGCCGTCGTCGATCTGACATCCGGGAGGTTCGAGGTGCGCTCCGCCGGACATCCGCCGGCCATTCACTATCAGTCCGGCTCCGGCCGATGGGCCACGCTGGATGCCACGGGCGGATTGCTCGGTGTCTTCGAGAAGGACGTGTACGAGCCCAGCTCGGGTCTGCTTCGGCCGGGTGACGCTCTCATGCTCTACACCGACGGCCTGGTGGAGGCGCCCCGGCGTGACCTGGCGGACGGTATCGACAAGTTGCAGGGCGAGGCGGAGCGGCTGGTGACCAAGGGGTTCCGCGACGGTGCGCGAAAACTCATCGACGCAGTCGCGTCATCAGATGCCGACGACCGCGCGCTGCTGCTCCTCTGGCGCGGCTGA
- a CDS encoding VOC family protein: protein MTPTFSGSANIAMKIPHSDYAATLAFYRDTLGLPVVKEDASSTPTVSETYKVQFGPITLWLDRVETYSQTDLWLEVHTDDVDAATARLDKAGITTCDEIEPFVGDSGTHWIKNPAGVVHHLASSSAAPAS from the coding sequence ATGACACCCACGTTCTCCGGCAGCGCCAACATCGCCATGAAGATCCCCCACTCCGACTACGCCGCCACGCTCGCGTTCTACCGCGACACGCTCGGCCTCCCGGTGGTCAAGGAAGACGCGTCCAGCACGCCGACCGTCTCCGAGACCTACAAGGTCCAGTTCGGGCCGATCACGCTGTGGCTGGATCGCGTCGAGACCTACAGCCAGACAGACCTGTGGCTCGAAGTCCACACCGATGACGTCGACGCCGCGACGGCACGGCTGGACAAAGCGGGGATCACCACCTGTGACGAGATCGAGCCCTTCGTCGGCGATTCCGGCACCCATTGGATCAAGAACCCGGCCGGCGTGGTGCACCATCTGGCATCGAGTTCCGCGGCACCGGCCTCGTAA
- a CDS encoding alpha/beta hydrolase: MAVSGGSILKGVVIVVVIVVALLAILWLTQRRLIYLPDNSAVPPAADVIQDAEDVTLTTTDGLELGAWYIPPQADERNVTVLVANGNGGNRASRAPLAEALSEAGFATLLFDYRGYGGNPGDPNEDGLALDARAAYNHLVDDRGVSPDQLLYFGESLGAGVVSELATEHPPAGLLLRSPFTDLAEVGQRHYPIVPVGLLLWDRYPVAEHVSTVDVPTTVVYGTSDSIVPPGLSQDVAAAAAGPVEEVDIEGAGHNDSVMFGGPEIVDAVVGLAERATTP, from the coding sequence ATGGCTGTCAGTGGTGGGTCGATCCTCAAAGGCGTGGTGATCGTCGTCGTCATCGTCGTCGCCCTGCTCGCCATTCTGTGGCTGACGCAGCGCCGGCTCATCTACCTGCCCGACAACTCAGCGGTCCCGCCCGCGGCCGACGTGATCCAGGATGCCGAAGATGTCACCCTGACCACGACCGACGGCCTCGAACTAGGCGCCTGGTACATCCCGCCGCAGGCTGACGAACGCAACGTCACGGTGCTCGTGGCCAACGGCAACGGCGGCAACCGTGCTAGCCGCGCGCCTCTGGCCGAGGCCCTCTCAGAGGCCGGTTTCGCGACGCTGCTGTTCGACTACCGAGGCTACGGCGGCAACCCCGGCGACCCGAACGAGGACGGTTTGGCGCTGGATGCCCGGGCCGCGTACAACCATCTGGTCGACGACCGGGGCGTGTCGCCGGATCAGCTGCTCTACTTCGGCGAAAGCCTGGGAGCCGGGGTGGTCAGCGAGCTCGCCACCGAGCACCCACCTGCGGGCCTGCTGCTACGCTCCCCGTTCACCGATCTGGCCGAGGTGGGGCAGCGGCACTATCCCATCGTGCCGGTGGGACTGCTGCTGTGGGATCGCTACCCGGTCGCCGAGCACGTCAGCACCGTGGACGTCCCGACCACCGTCGTCTACGGCACCAGCGACTCGATTGTCCCGCCCGGGCTCAGCCAAGATGTGGCGGCTGCCGCCGCCGGCCCCGTTGAAGAAGTAGACATCGAGGGCGCCGGGCACAACGACAGCGTGATGTTCGGTGGTCCGGAAATCGTCGACGCCGTCGTCGGCCTCGCTGAGCGGGCCACTACGCCCTGA
- a CDS encoding ArsR/SmtB family transcription factor, with product MTITRQHSPESVVFFAMADDTRRELFQTLIRNGGTSASELARGLPISRQAVGKHLEVLSEARLVRPRRSGREVRYEPQTQTLKEASQWLNTLARQWDRRLDRLANLAESGLHDNPDEEA from the coding sequence ATGACCATCACCCGGCAGCACTCGCCAGAGTCGGTCGTGTTCTTCGCGATGGCCGACGACACCCGGCGCGAGCTGTTCCAGACACTCATCCGCAACGGCGGTACCAGCGCCAGCGAGCTGGCCCGCGGCCTGCCCATCAGCAGGCAGGCCGTAGGCAAACACCTAGAGGTGCTCAGCGAGGCACGGCTCGTACGCCCCCGCCGAAGCGGACGCGAGGTGCGCTACGAGCCGCAGACACAAACACTCAAGGAAGCATCCCAATGGCTGAACACGCTGGCCCGCCAATGGGACCGACGTCTCGACCGGCTGGCCAACCTGGCCGAATCAGGCCTTCACGACAATCCAGATGAGGAAGCATGA
- a CDS encoding Fpg/Nei family DNA glycosylase produces MPEGHTIHRLARDLHATFAGRVVEVSSPQGRFSSGAAVIDGTVLHTTDAHGKHLFLGFGAATERRWVHVHLGLYGKFRISPGPAEQPWGEVRMRLATATAYADLRGPTRCQLVDDTDKLAVHERLGPDPIRGDDPAHALRRISRSRTPIAVLLMDQKVMAGVGNAYRAEVLFRAGLDPATPGRDVDPVVLSGIWADLVQLMNHGVRTGRIDTVRPEHEPDAMGRPPRVDAHGGEVYVYRRTGLPCFLCGTEIRTREAAARNLFWCPNCQEPSRQQ; encoded by the coding sequence GTGCCCGAAGGGCATACGATCCACCGGCTCGCCCGTGACCTGCATGCCACCTTCGCCGGGCGCGTGGTGGAGGTGAGTAGCCCGCAGGGACGGTTCAGCTCCGGCGCCGCGGTGATAGACGGCACCGTTCTTCATACGACGGACGCTCACGGCAAACATCTGTTCCTAGGGTTCGGCGCGGCCACGGAACGACGCTGGGTTCATGTACATCTCGGCCTGTATGGGAAGTTCCGGATCTCGCCCGGCCCGGCTGAACAACCGTGGGGAGAAGTGCGGATGCGGCTGGCGACGGCGACGGCCTATGCCGATCTTCGCGGGCCGACGCGCTGCCAGCTGGTGGATGACACCGACAAGCTGGCTGTGCACGAGCGCCTGGGGCCGGACCCGATCCGTGGTGACGATCCGGCGCACGCGTTGCGGCGGATCAGCCGTAGCAGAACGCCGATCGCCGTCTTGCTGATGGATCAGAAGGTGATGGCGGGGGTCGGCAACGCCTACCGGGCCGAAGTGCTGTTCCGCGCCGGGCTCGACCCCGCGACGCCTGGCCGGGACGTGGACCCCGTGGTGCTGAGCGGCATTTGGGCAGACCTCGTGCAACTGATGAACCATGGGGTGCGGACGGGCCGGATCGACACTGTCCGGCCGGAACACGAACCCGATGCCATGGGGAGACCACCGCGGGTCGATGCTCACGGCGGGGAGGTTTACGTCTATCGGCGAACTGGTTTGCCGTGTTTCCTATGCGGTACTGAGATCCGGACCCGCGAGGCGGCCGCCCGGAATCTATTTTGGTGTCCGAATTGCCAAGAACCGAGTCGGCAACAGTAG
- a CDS encoding SRPBCC family protein — MQDSIEREVVVRAPIERVWAVLTEPTYVGRWFGQHAEFDLREGAPARFGWDEHGWFSARIEKVERPHLFSFRWAEDPDVALEDSPSTLVEFTLTDAGEGTRVHVTESGFASFPQARHRVALDDHIEGWRIELGDLVALLDELDGVVAP, encoded by the coding sequence ATGCAAGACAGCATCGAACGCGAGGTGGTGGTCCGGGCGCCTATCGAGCGAGTCTGGGCGGTACTCACCGAGCCCACCTACGTCGGGCGGTGGTTCGGCCAGCATGCCGAGTTCGACCTCCGCGAAGGTGCCCCGGCCCGGTTCGGCTGGGATGAACACGGCTGGTTCTCCGCCCGGATCGAGAAGGTGGAACGCCCGCACCTGTTCAGCTTCCGCTGGGCCGAAGACCCCGATGTCGCACTGGAAGACAGCCCGTCCACCTTGGTGGAGTTCACCCTGACCGATGCCGGCGAGGGCACCCGTGTGCATGTGACCGAGTCCGGGTTCGCGTCCTTCCCACAAGCGCGTCACCGAGTGGCGCTCGACGACCACATCGAGGGCTGGCGCATCGAACTCGGCGACCTGGTCGCACTGCTCGACGAACTCGACGGGGTGGTGGCGCCATGA
- a CDS encoding pyridoxal 5'-phosphate synthase, whose translation MPSQTNTRDLLRGLPVFPAAMPEFDPDSAPEDPVTLFGVWLESAIHAGVPAPHAVTLSTVDGHGRAAARVLIVKDADSSGWSFATHADSPKARHIAANASVALTFFWVQQGRQIRLRGTATPMDAATNARDFRARPADSRAATLVGRQSETLGDESEYRSALARATEQVAADPEIVSPSWTVYRVQPASVEFWQGSHDRAHIRLLYDKPAGTWRKRRLWP comes from the coding sequence GTGCCGAGTCAGACCAACACACGTGACTTGCTGCGTGGATTGCCGGTCTTCCCTGCCGCCATGCCGGAGTTCGACCCGGACAGCGCGCCGGAAGACCCCGTGACCTTGTTCGGTGTGTGGCTCGAATCCGCGATCCACGCCGGTGTCCCGGCCCCGCACGCGGTCACGCTCTCGACCGTCGACGGTCACGGCCGGGCCGCGGCACGGGTGCTGATCGTGAAAGACGCCGACAGTTCGGGGTGGTCGTTCGCCACGCACGCCGACAGCCCGAAGGCCCGGCACATCGCCGCGAACGCCAGCGTCGCGCTGACCTTCTTCTGGGTGCAGCAGGGGCGCCAGATCCGGCTTCGGGGCACCGCGACCCCGATGGATGCCGCCACCAATGCTCGCGACTTCCGTGCCCGCCCGGCGGACTCACGCGCGGCCACCCTGGTCGGACGGCAGAGCGAGACGCTGGGCGACGAGTCCGAGTACCGCAGCGCACTGGCACGAGCGACCGAGCAAGTGGCGGCCGACCCTGAGATCGTCTCGCCGTCGTGGACGGTCTACCGGGTTCAGCCGGCGTCGGTCGAGTTCTGGCAAGGTTCACATGACCGTGCCCACATCCGGCTGCTTTACGACAAGCCAGCCGGAACCTGGCGGAAGCGGAGACTGTGGCCGTGA
- a CDS encoding SDR family NAD(P)-dependent oxidoreductase codes for MGDLDGLAAVVTGGASGIGLATAEHLTGLGARVAVLDLDPDDVTGPLIGFRCDVASRASVDDAIGAAVAALGGIDIVVNNAGMGAIGTVEDIDDAEWARLFDVNVTGMARVGAAALPHLRASRHPAIVNVCSIAATAGLPRRALYSATKGAVLALTRAMAADHIHEGIRVNCVNPGTVDTPWVGRLLNQAADPEAERAALNARQPTGRLVHADEVAHAIGYLASPRAGSTTGTSLAVDGGMQELRLPRTS; via the coding sequence ATGGGCGATCTGGATGGCCTGGCAGCAGTGGTGACCGGGGGCGCGTCGGGTATAGGCCTGGCCACCGCGGAACATTTGACCGGACTCGGCGCCCGGGTCGCCGTGCTCGATCTCGATCCCGACGACGTCACCGGCCCGCTGATCGGCTTCCGCTGCGACGTCGCCAGCCGCGCCTCCGTCGACGACGCCATCGGTGCGGCGGTCGCGGCGCTCGGGGGTATCGATATCGTCGTCAACAACGCTGGCATGGGTGCGATCGGCACCGTCGAAGACATCGACGACGCCGAGTGGGCCCGCCTCTTCGACGTCAACGTCACCGGTATGGCGCGGGTCGGCGCAGCCGCGTTGCCACACCTGCGGGCCTCCCGGCATCCCGCCATCGTCAACGTATGCTCCATCGCCGCCACGGCGGGCCTGCCACGGCGCGCCCTGTACTCGGCCACCAAGGGAGCCGTTCTCGCCCTCACCCGCGCCATGGCAGCCGATCACATCCACGAGGGCATCAGGGTCAACTGCGTCAATCCCGGCACGGTGGACACACCGTGGGTCGGCAGGCTGTTGAACCAGGCGGCAGACCCCGAGGCAGAGCGCGCGGCGCTCAACGCCCGCCAGCCGACCGGCCGGCTCGTCCACGCCGACGAGGTCGCCCACGCGATCGGTTATCTCGCTTCACCGCGAGCGGGTTCGACGACGGGCACCAGCCTCGCAGTGGACGGTGGCATGCAAGAGCTACGGCTGCCCAGGACTTCGTAG
- a CDS encoding cation:proton antiporter — translation MHETTMLLIEVGTLLLGLSFLARGARRAGLSPIPLYLLAGLAFGHGGLLPLSASEEFFEVGAEIGVILLLVMLGLEYSPSELVTSLRKSARSGVTDALFNAVPGAAFALLLGWGPVAAVALGGVTWISSSGVIAKMLGDLGRLGNRETPVIISVLVIEDLAMAFYLPLLTAVAIGATLVEGATTLAIAVAAVLTILYVALRHGQLISRLFSAKDAESLLLGVLGLTMLVAGVAEKVNVSAAVGAFLVGIAVSGQVAHQATQVLTPLRDVFAAAFFVFFGLATDPRDIAPVLLPALALVVVTTGTKIATGYIAARRAGIGVPGRWRAGLALTPRGEFSIVIASLAVSAGIEPRLAPLATAYVLITVVVGPVLMRLTDSPRFKAAVRRHARPTP, via the coding sequence GTGCATGAGACCACGATGCTCCTGATCGAGGTCGGAACGCTGCTGCTCGGCCTGAGTTTCCTGGCCCGGGGCGCCCGCCGCGCCGGACTGTCGCCGATCCCGCTCTATCTGCTTGCCGGCCTCGCGTTCGGCCACGGCGGGCTGTTGCCGCTTTCCGCAAGTGAGGAGTTCTTCGAAGTGGGCGCCGAAATCGGCGTCATCCTCCTCCTGGTCATGCTCGGCCTCGAATACTCACCCAGCGAGCTCGTCACCAGCCTCCGAAAATCCGCTCGATCCGGTGTCACGGACGCGCTGTTCAACGCTGTGCCCGGGGCCGCCTTCGCGCTCCTGCTCGGCTGGGGACCGGTGGCGGCCGTCGCGCTGGGTGGCGTGACGTGGATTTCGTCGTCGGGCGTGATCGCGAAGATGCTGGGCGATCTGGGGCGACTGGGTAACCGCGAGACGCCGGTGATCATCTCGGTGCTTGTCATCGAAGACCTCGCGATGGCCTTCTACTTGCCGTTGCTCACCGCAGTGGCGATAGGCGCCACGCTGGTTGAAGGAGCCACGACGCTGGCCATCGCCGTCGCCGCCGTGCTCACCATCCTCTACGTCGCGCTGCGCCACGGTCAGCTGATCTCCCGGCTGTTCTCCGCCAAAGACGCCGAGTCTCTCCTGCTGGGAGTGCTCGGCCTGACGATGCTGGTCGCGGGTGTTGCCGAGAAGGTGAACGTCTCCGCCGCGGTGGGGGCGTTCCTCGTCGGCATCGCTGTCTCCGGTCAGGTCGCACACCAGGCCACTCAGGTACTGACGCCGTTGCGCGACGTCTTCGCCGCGGCGTTCTTCGTCTTCTTCGGGCTGGCCACCGACCCACGTGACATCGCTCCGGTGCTGCTGCCCGCGTTGGCCCTCGTCGTGGTGACGACTGGAACCAAGATCGCTACCGGCTACATCGCCGCGCGGAGGGCCGGGATCGGCGTTCCGGGCCGGTGGCGAGCCGGGCTCGCGCTGACGCCGCGAGGCGAGTTCTCGATCGTCATCGCAAGCCTCGCCGTGAGCGCTGGCATAGAACCACGGCTCGCTCCGCTGGCGACGGCATACGTGCTCATCACGGTGGTAGTCGGGCCTGTGCTGATGCGCCTCACCGACTCGCCCCGATTCAAGGCGGCCGTGCGTCGCCACGCCCGCCCGACACCCTAG